The Thermomonospora curvata DSM 43183 DNA segment AGACGGAGCTGAAGGTCGATGCCCGCAAGGCGGTCGTCGGCGTCGCGCTGTTCTTCGTGGCGCTGGCGGTCTTCGCACCGGTGGCCATCTTCATCGGGTTCGGCCTGGCCTATGCGCTGCACGCGCTGGGCGTGTGGCTGTGGGCGTCGTTCTTCCTGGTGGCCTTCATCTACGTGCTGGTGGCCGCCCTGCTGGGAGTGGTCGGGGTGCTGGTGGTCAAGCGCATCCGGGGGGCCCGCCGCACCCGGCGGACGCTACGGGACCTGCCGGGTGCC contains these protein-coding regions:
- a CDS encoding phage holin family protein; its protein translation is MTEAGPGERIEDKSLGELVAQASSGISKLIRAEISLAKTELKVDARKAVVGVALFFVALAVFAPVAIFIGFGLAYALHALGVWLWASFFLVAFIYVLVAALLGVVGVLVVKRIRGARRTRRTLRDLPGAFRHEESDKPALTRAD